The Vibrio nitrifigilis genome window below encodes:
- the mukF gene encoding chromosome partition protein MukF — MSELTHTADKLPIDELVGWVKQHDFSLNLSSERLAFLIAISVLSSERFDEELGEGELQDAFKIVTRMFEETGEASAFRANNAINELVAQRLIRRFTSEVTDGASIYRLSPLAIGITDYYVRHREFSKLKLSIQLSMVAGEMSKAVEAATQSGTPQEWRKNVYGVLKYSVGEIFDQIDLNQRVMDEQQQLVKDQIAELLNQDWRDAISSCETLLSETSETLRELQDTLQAAGDELQTQILDIQETIYGNDELEFIAETLFGLQMKLDRIISWGQQAIDLWIGYDRHVHKFIRTAIDMDQNRAFSQRLRQSVTDFFKQPWFLTFADAERLRDMRDEALVLRDDEVTGIVPEEVEYEEFERINDELAERVGVMLKEFKDHNKPIDLGSVLRDYLAEHPRTHHFDLARIVVDQAVRLGYSDSDYQAVQPDWKAINEFGAKVQANVIDRY, encoded by the coding sequence ATGAGTGAGTTGACTCATACTGCTGACAAACTGCCGATTGATGAATTAGTCGGTTGGGTGAAACAGCACGATTTCTCACTGAACCTATCATCTGAGCGTCTGGCGTTTTTAATTGCTATCTCTGTGTTGAGTAGTGAACGCTTTGATGAAGAGTTAGGGGAAGGTGAGCTGCAAGATGCATTTAAAATTGTGACACGAATGTTCGAAGAGACTGGTGAAGCCTCTGCATTTCGTGCCAACAATGCAATTAATGAATTGGTAGCACAGCGTTTGATTCGGCGTTTCACTAGCGAAGTGACCGATGGCGCAAGTATCTACCGGCTTTCTCCTTTGGCCATTGGTATCACCGATTACTATGTGCGCCACCGTGAATTTTCTAAACTCAAGCTTTCTATCCAGCTTTCAATGGTGGCTGGAGAAATGAGTAAAGCGGTTGAAGCGGCGACACAAAGTGGCACTCCACAAGAATGGCGCAAAAATGTCTATGGGGTATTAAAGTACTCCGTGGGCGAAATATTCGATCAAATCGACCTCAACCAGCGGGTGATGGATGAACAGCAGCAGTTAGTGAAAGACCAAATTGCTGAACTGTTAAATCAAGATTGGCGCGATGCGATTTCAAGTTGTGAAACGTTATTATCTGAAACGTCAGAAACCTTGCGAGAATTGCAAGATACTTTGCAAGCCGCTGGGGATGAATTGCAAACCCAAATTCTTGATATTCAAGAGACCATCTACGGTAATGATGAACTAGAGTTTATAGCAGAGACCTTATTTGGTTTACAGATGAAACTCGACCGAATCATCAGTTGGGGCCAGCAGGCGATTGATTTATGGATTGGTTATGACCGCCATGTTCATAAGTTTATTCGTACAGCGATCGACATGGACCAAAATAGGGCCTTTAGTCAGCGCTTACGCCAATCTGTTACCGATTTCTTCAAGCAACCTTGGTTCCTCACTTTTGCTGATGCAGAGCGCTTACGTGATATGCGTGATGAAGCGTTAGTGTTACGTGATGATGAAGTGACCGGGATTGTACCTGAAGAAGTAGAGTATGAAGAGTTTGAACGCATTAATGATGAGCTTGCCGAGCGCGTCGGCGTAATGCTGAAAGAATTTAAAGACCATAATAAACCGATTGATTTGGGTTCAGTCTTACGTGATTACCTCGCAGAACATCCGCGAACTCACCATTTTGATTTAGCCAGAATTGTTGTCGATCAAGCGGTGCGCCTAGGATATTCAGATTCTGATTATCAAGCAGTGCAGCCCGATTGGAAAGCGATTAACGAATTTGGTGCAAAGGTACAAGCAAATGTCATTGACCGATACTAA
- the cmoM gene encoding tRNA uridine 5-oxyacetic acid(34) methyltransferase CmoM codes for MTKDRNFDDIAHKFAKNIYGSDKGEIRQVIVWEDIEQLLTHLPVADKCLDILDAGGGLAQMSQKLAKLGHRVTLCDLSSEMLRLAEQDIEKNGLLEQYRLVHSPVQSVQEHLAGPVDMLMFHAVMEWLAEPRPALENLLNQVKPGGMASIMFYNYHGLVYKNAVCGNIPHILNGMPHKKRFKLQPQKGLVPEDVYQWIEQSGFEICGKTGIRCFSDYIGNMQNMGEYQHEDVLALERKFCRQEPYLSLGRYIHVWAKKKQ; via the coding sequence GTGACTAAAGATCGCAATTTCGACGATATTGCCCACAAATTTGCAAAAAACATCTATGGCTCAGACAAAGGTGAAATCCGCCAAGTCATTGTTTGGGAAGACATAGAACAATTGTTAACTCATTTGCCCGTCGCTGACAAGTGTTTAGATATTCTAGATGCTGGTGGTGGGTTAGCACAAATGTCCCAAAAATTAGCCAAATTGGGTCATCGGGTGACGTTGTGTGATCTATCTTCGGAAATGTTACGTTTGGCTGAGCAGGACATTGAAAAAAATGGGCTACTTGAGCAATATCGCTTGGTCCATTCACCAGTTCAATCGGTTCAGGAGCATTTGGCCGGCCCGGTTGATATGTTAATGTTCCATGCCGTGATGGAATGGTTAGCAGAACCTAGACCTGCACTGGAAAATTTACTTAATCAAGTGAAACCTGGTGGCATGGCATCGATTATGTTCTATAACTATCACGGTCTGGTGTACAAAAATGCCGTGTGCGGAAATATTCCCCACATTCTCAATGGGATGCCCCATAAGAAGAGATTTAAGTTACAACCGCAGAAAGGCTTAGTCCCTGAAGATGTTTACCAATGGATAGAACAATCAGGGTTCGAAATTTGTGGTAAGACCGGAATTCGCTGTTTTAGTGATTATATTGGTAATATGCAAAACATGGGCGAATACCAACATGAAGATGTACTGGCTTTAGAACGAAAATTTTGCCGACAAGAGCCGTACCTCTCATTAGGCCGATACATTCATGTGTGGGCTAAGAAGAAACAATAA
- the elyC gene encoding envelope biogenesis factor ElyC yields the protein MFELKKIISSLFMPLPALLIIGFIGLLLIMFTSKRKSGCFIVLFSLTGLFLISFQPVSSRLLMPLERQYTAFLPVDESIDYVMVLGSGHVVDDQIPPTSELSRTALMRLTEGIRIMRMYPGSKLILSGYAGGSEFSHARMLAQVALSLGVPKSEIILLETAKDTWEEARQAAAFVQQKKLVLVTSAAHMKRALYEFHSAGLSPLPAPTNYLAQKNIAQPWEKYTPKARYLEQTERYWHETMGHLWQILRDWVTGYHTQAIGAATNTDAEPVAPSSDDK from the coding sequence ATGTTTGAGCTGAAAAAAATCATTTCGTCCCTATTTATGCCGCTACCAGCCCTGCTGATAATCGGATTTATAGGCTTATTACTGATCATGTTTACATCCAAACGTAAGAGTGGATGTTTCATTGTGTTATTTTCTCTTACTGGCTTGTTTTTAATTTCATTCCAACCTGTGTCATCCCGTTTGTTGATGCCATTAGAGCGCCAGTACACTGCGTTTCTTCCTGTCGATGAATCCATCGATTACGTTATGGTTCTTGGTAGCGGTCACGTTGTTGACGACCAAATTCCGCCAACATCGGAACTAAGCAGAACGGCTCTGATGCGATTAACCGAAGGCATTCGTATTATGCGCATGTATCCCGGTTCTAAACTGATTTTGTCTGGTTATGCTGGTGGCAGTGAATTTAGCCATGCTCGCATGTTAGCCCAAGTTGCGCTCTCATTAGGAGTACCAAAATCTGAAATAATTTTGTTGGAAACAGCGAAAGACACGTGGGAAGAAGCTCGCCAAGCCGCTGCATTCGTCCAACAGAAAAAATTAGTTTTAGTGACTTCTGCCGCTCATATGAAGCGAGCTTTGTATGAATTTCATTCAGCGGGACTTTCCCCTCTTCCTGCGCCAACCAACTATTTGGCGCAGAAAAACATCGCTCAGCCATGGGAAAAATACACACCTAAAGCACGTTATTTAGAACAAACGGAACGCTATTGGCATGAAACCATGGGCCATTTATGGCAAATTTTACGTGACTGGGTCACTGGTTATCATACACAGGCAATTGGGGCTGCAACCAATACCGATGCCGAACCCGTAGCACCGAGCAGTGACGATAAATAA
- the torR gene encoding two-component system response regulator TorR, protein MSYHLLVVEGDADTRVTLVDYFKQEGYHVSETETGGDMREILRHQLVDVVLMDAHLARDDSLMLTRELRSHSDVGIILVNGREDSIDRIIGLEMGADDYIARPFELRELLVRVKNLIWRVSKAREGGADQSEQQIHFGDWSFDIQRRLLSQNGEPIKLTKAEYELLVALASNPHQVLTREAILNMISHRVDAPNDRTIDVLIRRLRSKMEQDPKTPQIIVTVHGEGYMFAGN, encoded by the coding sequence ATGAGTTATCACTTATTAGTCGTAGAAGGCGACGCAGACACGCGTGTAACGCTGGTCGATTACTTCAAACAAGAAGGCTATCACGTCTCAGAGACAGAGACTGGCGGTGATATGCGTGAAATCCTCAGACACCAGTTGGTTGATGTCGTATTAATGGATGCTCATCTAGCTCGGGACGATAGCCTAATGCTCACTCGGGAACTACGCAGTCATTCAGATGTAGGCATTATTCTTGTTAATGGTCGTGAAGATAGCATCGATCGTATTATTGGTTTAGAAATGGGGGCTGACGATTATATCGCTCGTCCTTTTGAATTACGCGAATTATTAGTTCGAGTGAAAAACTTAATATGGCGTGTGAGTAAAGCTCGAGAAGGTGGTGCAGACCAGTCGGAGCAACAAATACATTTTGGCGATTGGTCTTTTGATATTCAACGTCGATTATTGAGTCAAAATGGTGAACCGATAAAATTAACCAAAGCTGAATATGAATTATTGGTGGCATTAGCATCGAATCCTCATCAAGTACTGACACGAGAAGCGATATTAAATATGATCAGTCACAGAGTTGATGCACCTAATGACAGAACGATTGATGTATTGATTCGTCGACTTCGTTCGAAGATGGAACAGGATCCTAAAACACCACAGATTATTGTCACAGTGCATGGAGAAGGTTATATGTTCGCTGGCAACTGA
- the purR gene encoding HTH-type transcriptional repressor PurR: MATIKDVARLAGVSTTTVSHVINKTRFVAEATQEKVLSAVKELNYAPSAVARSLKCNTTRTIGMLVTQSTNQFFSEVIDGVESYCYRQGYTLILCNTGGIYEKQRDYVRMLAEKRVDGMLVMCSDMTPELMQMLESHSDIPKVIMDWGLEDSQADKIMDNSEEGGYIATKYLIDHGHSHIACLSGHLNKITCQERIQGFRRAMNEANYDVNEDWILEGNFECDTAVLAADKILAMDEKPTAVFCFNDTMALGLMSRLQQKGVKIPEEMSVIGYDNIELSEYFSPPLTTIHQPKRRVGKNAFEILLERIKNKEHERRIFEMHPELIERESVKSIIK, encoded by the coding sequence ATGGCGACAATAAAAGATGTAGCACGCTTGGCTGGCGTTTCTACGACCACCGTATCACATGTCATCAACAAAACCCGTTTTGTGGCAGAAGCAACTCAAGAAAAAGTGCTATCTGCTGTTAAGGAGTTGAACTATGCCCCTAGTGCAGTTGCCCGCAGTTTAAAATGCAACACAACTCGAACCATTGGCATGTTGGTCACCCAGTCCACGAACCAATTTTTCTCCGAAGTCATCGATGGTGTCGAAAGCTACTGTTATCGCCAAGGTTATACGTTGATCCTATGTAACACTGGTGGCATTTATGAAAAACAGCGCGACTACGTACGCATGCTCGCAGAGAAACGCGTTGATGGCATGTTGGTTATGTGTTCGGATATGACGCCTGAATTGATGCAAATGCTCGAGAGCCATTCCGATATTCCTAAAGTGATCATGGATTGGGGATTAGAAGACTCCCAAGCCGATAAAATCATGGATAACTCAGAAGAAGGTGGCTATATCGCCACTAAATACCTTATCGATCATGGTCATAGCCATATTGCCTGCTTGAGTGGCCACTTAAACAAAATTACCTGCCAAGAGCGTATTCAAGGTTTTCGTCGCGCAATGAACGAAGCAAACTATGATGTGAACGAAGATTGGATTCTTGAGGGTAACTTTGAATGTGATACCGCCGTTCTTGCTGCTGACAAAATTTTGGCGATGGATGAAAAACCGACCGCTGTTTTTTGTTTCAACGATACGATGGCACTGGGCTTAATGAGTCGCCTACAACAGAAAGGCGTAAAAATCCCCGAAGAAATGTCAGTCATTGGTTATGATAATATTGAACTATCCGAATATTTCTCTCCACCGTTAACCACCATCCATCAGCCTAAGCGCCGTGTTGGTAAAAACGCATTCGAAATCTTGCTTGAACGCATCAAAAATAAAGAGCATGAACGCCGTATTTTTGAAATGCATCCAGAGCTTATCGAACGAGAGTCGGTAAAAAGCATTATAAAATAA
- a CDS encoding TfoX/Sxy family DNA transformation protein: MDKPIIKNSMRLFEKLGRVKSRSMFGGFGIFVDDTMFALVVNDMLHIRADDSCSEKYKQQGLEPYVYKKRGFPVVTKYFALPESFWDTPDTILDEAKSALKIAKQERETQAKAKPNRLKDLPNLRLATERMLRKAGIESVEELHDKGAVEAYKAIQQTHSTDVSLELLWALEGAIEGKHWSVIPQTRRDELMQNL, from the coding sequence ATGGATAAACCAATAATAAAAAACTCAATGCGACTCTTTGAAAAATTAGGTCGCGTAAAATCTCGTTCAATGTTTGGCGGCTTTGGAATCTTCGTAGACGACACAATGTTCGCGTTGGTTGTTAACGATATGCTTCATATCAGAGCTGATGATTCTTGTTCTGAGAAATACAAACAACAAGGCTTAGAACCATACGTTTACAAAAAACGTGGTTTCCCAGTGGTTACAAAATATTTTGCTCTTCCAGAATCGTTTTGGGATACACCCGATACTATTTTAGATGAAGCAAAATCTGCGTTGAAGATCGCGAAACAAGAACGCGAGACTCAGGCAAAAGCTAAACCTAACCGATTGAAAGATTTACCTAATTTACGTTTAGCTACAGAACGTATGTTGCGTAAAGCGGGAATTGAATCTGTCGAAGAGTTACACGATAAAGGAGCGGTTGAAGCGTATAAAGCAATTCAGCAAACTCACTCTACCGATGTAAGTCTAGAGCTTTTATGGGCTCTTGAAGGCGCAATCGAAGGCAAGCACTGGTCTGTTATTCCACAAACTCGGCGTGACGAGTTAATGCAGAATCTTTAG
- a CDS encoding putative signal transducing protein, producing the protein MKLYIANNPTEAHILCGLLQQSNIKCEVRGEQWFGLRGEIPADDQSAPYIWLFNRLDADYAWELIRQTQTDNSGIHYKNWVCSNCGETNEGQFAVCWKCGKPDHQGCD; encoded by the coding sequence TTGAAACTTTATATCGCAAATAACCCAACTGAAGCTCATATACTGTGCGGACTACTCCAGCAGTCAAACATCAAATGCGAAGTCAGAGGGGAACAGTGGTTCGGGTTAAGAGGAGAGATTCCTGCCGATGACCAATCAGCGCCATATATTTGGCTATTTAATCGTCTAGATGCCGATTATGCATGGGAACTTATTCGTCAAACCCAAACCGATAATAGTGGTATCCATTATAAAAATTGGGTCTGTTCTAATTGCGGGGAAACCAATGAAGGTCAGTTCGCTGTTTGTTGGAAATGTGGGAAACCTGATCACCAAGGGTGTGATTAA
- a CDS encoding alpha/beta fold hydrolase gives MAYLLMLFHKVYSHPTSQQWVVFIHGAGGSSSLWFKQIKEYRQHFNLLLVDLRGHGKSNRGPKEWLLKPYQFADVAQDVIHVIDHLSIEKAHFVAMSLGTIIVRTIAQLVPERVESMVMGGAVMQFNLRSRILVKIGDWCKNIVPYMWLYQLFAHVVMPDKHQKESRHLFIREAKKLCQKEFKRWYRLTAEAHALMGHFRETELPIPTLYLMGERDHLFLPAIRKMLSTHRCSQLIELSNCGHVCNIEQSEAFNHHSIRFLLHQ, from the coding sequence ATGGCTTACTTACTGATGTTATTCCATAAAGTGTATTCACATCCCACCAGTCAACAATGGGTCGTATTTATTCACGGCGCTGGGGGCAGTTCGTCTTTGTGGTTTAAGCAAATCAAGGAGTATCGACAACATTTTAATTTGCTTCTGGTTGATCTTCGTGGTCATGGTAAATCAAATCGAGGTCCTAAAGAGTGGTTACTCAAACCTTATCAGTTCGCTGATGTCGCGCAAGATGTCATTCACGTGATTGATCATCTTAGCATTGAAAAAGCCCACTTTGTTGCCATGTCTTTGGGAACCATTATTGTACGAACAATTGCCCAACTTGTCCCTGAGCGTGTCGAAAGCATGGTGATGGGGGGAGCGGTGATGCAGTTTAATCTACGTTCTCGGATATTGGTTAAAATTGGGGATTGGTGTAAAAATATCGTCCCATACATGTGGTTATACCAACTTTTTGCCCATGTCGTAATGCCTGATAAACATCAAAAAGAATCACGTCACCTCTTTATAAGAGAAGCTAAAAAGCTGTGTCAAAAAGAGTTTAAACGTTGGTATCGTTTAACCGCTGAAGCCCATGCACTGATGGGACATTTTAGAGAAACAGAGTTACCTATTCCCACGTTATACTTAATGGGAGAGCGCGATCATCTATTCCTTCCTGCCATTAGAAAAATGCTCAGTACACACCGCTGTAGTCAGTTGATAGAGTTATCCAATTGTGGTCATGTTTGCAATATCGAGCAATCTGAGGCCTTTAATCACCACTCGATTCGCTTTCTCTTGCACCAATAA
- the glgA gene encoding glycogen synthase GlgA, with protein sequence MEQISVWFAVSEAQGLVKSGGLADVAKALPKSLSQLGQQVAIVLPAYRSIPDKNSLPVVLETDLTHWPHSSYKVRQTELDGVPVYLIDNDHYFDRPELYAEQNQAYADNGERFSFFSAASLDVLPKLGIKPNVIHANDWHTGLIPFLLKTRYRYDAYYEGMKSVLTIHNAIFKGIFSYHELEIIPELNLNGMEFLRYGVDHVSMLRAGIAYADKINAVSPNYACELLTPLGSHGLVDDFVRRARDLHGIVNGCDYSEWDPKTDQFLPQTYSDDAASLQAGKQAAKLALQEEVHLPTRSVPMFGMVCRLTHQKGFHYLLPIIEAFLRNDVQLVIVGTGEPEVAGRLRKLADKYSEQFAFVETYSNKLAHWVEAGADFFLMPSEFEACGLNQIYSMAYGTLPIVREVGGLKDTVVDYDKDPHEATGFGFLEPSPEALLIIMQRALLFYLQQPAQFLEVQQRAMRIDFSWEVSAQEYIKMYRQALFD encoded by the coding sequence ATGGAGCAAATCAGTGTGTGGTTTGCCGTTTCAGAAGCGCAAGGTTTAGTGAAGAGTGGTGGTTTAGCTGATGTAGCGAAAGCATTACCTAAATCTCTCTCTCAATTAGGACAACAGGTAGCCATTGTGCTACCTGCTTATCGTAGTATTCCTGATAAAAACTCACTCCCTGTGGTCTTGGAAACCGATCTCACACATTGGCCTCACTCATCCTATAAAGTGAGGCAAACAGAGTTAGATGGTGTGCCGGTTTATTTGATCGATAATGATCACTATTTTGACCGTCCAGAACTGTATGCAGAGCAGAATCAAGCTTACGCTGATAACGGCGAACGGTTCAGTTTTTTCTCTGCTGCAAGCTTAGATGTTCTGCCTAAGTTGGGGATTAAACCCAATGTTATTCATGCGAACGATTGGCATACAGGACTGATCCCTTTCTTATTAAAAACCCGCTATCGCTATGATGCGTATTATGAAGGTATGAAAAGTGTCTTAACCATTCATAATGCGATTTTTAAAGGCATATTTTCTTACCATGAATTGGAAATTATTCCGGAATTGAATCTCAATGGTATGGAGTTTTTACGTTATGGTGTCGATCATGTAAGTATGCTTCGAGCAGGGATTGCTTATGCGGACAAAATTAATGCAGTTAGTCCAAACTATGCATGTGAACTGCTAACACCGTTAGGATCGCATGGGTTGGTCGATGATTTTGTTCGGCGTGCGCGTGATTTGCACGGTATTGTTAATGGTTGTGACTATTCGGAGTGGGATCCTAAAACAGATCAGTTTTTGCCACAGACATATAGTGATGACGCGGCCTCTTTACAAGCGGGCAAACAAGCCGCAAAGCTCGCTTTACAAGAAGAAGTGCACTTACCGACTCGCTCTGTGCCCATGTTTGGTATGGTGTGCCGTTTAACGCACCAAAAGGGATTTCATTACTTACTCCCTATCATCGAGGCATTTCTGCGTAATGATGTGCAATTAGTTATTGTGGGGACTGGAGAGCCTGAAGTTGCTGGGCGTCTACGTAAACTGGCTGATAAATACAGTGAACAGTTTGCATTTGTTGAAACTTATAGCAATAAGTTGGCGCACTGGGTTGAAGCGGGCGCTGATTTCTTTTTGATGCCATCAGAGTTTGAAGCGTGTGGATTAAATCAAATTTATAGTATGGCTTACGGTACTTTACCTATTGTTAGAGAAGTAGGGGGATTGAAAGATACCGTAGTGGATTACGATAAAGATCCTCATGAAGCGACCGGCTTTGGTTTTTTAGAGCCATCGCCAGAGGCACTTTTAATTATTATGCAGCGTGCGTTACTGTTCTATCTGCAGCAACCTGCTCAATTTCTCGAAGTTCAACAAAGAGCGATGCGCATAGATTTTAGTTGGGAAGTATCAGCACAAGAATACATTAAGATGTATAGACAGGCATTGTTTGACTAA
- the glgC gene encoding glucose-1-phosphate adenylyltransferase, giving the protein MAGVLGMILAGGEGTRLMPLTASRSKPSVPFGGSYRLVDFALNNFVNADLMRIYVLTQFKSQSLYLHMKKGWNVAGITDRFIDCIPAQMRDGKRWYEGTADAIYQNLRFIELSSPDEVCIFGSDHIYKMDIRQMLGYHRRKGAKLTVSAIRMPVSQASSFGIIEVDREGRMVGFEEKPAHPKCIPGEPECALVSMGNYIFDAPTLYSELKSDADNPQSSHDFGKDVIPTMYPQGDVYVYDFSDNMIKGERPEGYWRDVGTIEAYWEAHMDLLGKDPKFSLYNRSWPLHTYYPPLPPATFVDVDAQKVKLTDSLVSGGSYIQGSSIYKSVLGYRTNIAAGSCISESVILGDVKIGAGCTIKRAIIDKDVEIAAGTVIGENSELDKQRFHVSPSGIVVIAKGTKVGF; this is encoded by the coding sequence ATGGCTGGTGTACTGGGAATGATTTTGGCTGGAGGCGAGGGGACTCGTTTAATGCCTTTAACGGCTTCACGGAGTAAACCATCTGTCCCATTTGGAGGCAGTTATAGGCTAGTCGATTTTGCATTAAACAATTTCGTTAATGCGGATTTAATGCGGATTTATGTGTTAACGCAATTTAAGTCACAATCACTGTATCTACATATGAAAAAAGGCTGGAATGTGGCTGGTATTACTGACCGCTTTATCGATTGTATTCCTGCCCAAATGCGAGATGGTAAGCGTTGGTATGAAGGAACTGCTGATGCGATATACCAAAACCTACGTTTTATAGAATTGTCGTCACCTGATGAAGTATGTATTTTTGGATCTGACCACATCTATAAAATGGATATTCGTCAGATGCTGGGTTACCACCGCCGTAAAGGTGCCAAGCTCACCGTTTCTGCTATCCGCATGCCCGTCAGCCAAGCATCATCATTTGGGATTATCGAAGTGGATAGAGAAGGGCGGATGGTTGGATTCGAAGAGAAGCCCGCTCATCCTAAATGTATTCCGGGTGAGCCAGAGTGTGCGCTTGTGTCGATGGGAAATTATATCTTTGATGCGCCAACACTTTATTCTGAGTTAAAATCTGATGCAGATAACCCACAATCTAGTCACGATTTTGGTAAAGATGTTATCCCGACTATGTATCCACAAGGGGATGTGTACGTCTATGATTTTTCGGATAACATGATCAAGGGTGAACGGCCTGAAGGGTACTGGCGCGATGTTGGTACTATTGAAGCGTATTGGGAAGCGCATATGGATCTCCTTGGCAAAGACCCTAAGTTTTCTTTGTATAATCGCAGTTGGCCTCTGCATACGTATTATCCACCTTTACCGCCAGCAACGTTTGTTGATGTTGATGCGCAAAAGGTTAAGTTAACCGATAGTTTGGTTTCTGGTGGGAGTTATATACAAGGATCAAGCATTTATAAATCGGTTTTAGGTTATAGAACCAATATTGCTGCTGGTTCTTGTATTAGTGAATCTGTTATCTTAGGTGATGTGAAGATAGGTGCAGGTTGTACGATTAAACGCGCCATTATTGATAAAGACGTTGAAATCGCAGCCGGCACGGTCATTGGTGAAAATAGTGAATTAGATAAACAACGCTTTCATGTTTCACCAAGTGGTATCGTAGTCATTGCTAAAGGAACAAAAGTTGGATTCTAA